From Oceanispirochaeta sp., the proteins below share one genomic window:
- a CDS encoding rubredoxin-like domain-containing protein, which yields GLKAPNKCPACAHPQAHFEVLGENW from the coding sequence GGTTTAAAGGCTCCCAATAAATGCCCCGCCTGTGCCCATCCTCAGGCTCATTTTGAAGTCCTGGGCGAAAACTGGTAA